The window CCGCCGTCCCGGGGCCCGCGGTCATGATCAAGAAGCTGCACCTGCGCGCCGAGGACGAGGCCAATCTCGAGAACCACGTGATGCTCGAGGCCGGGAACGCGATTCCCGAGAGCCTCGACAACGTCACCATCGACTACCAGATCGCCAACTACGCCGAGAACGGCGAGATCGAGGTCGTCCTCGTCGCCGTCAAGAAGGACATCCTCAACAGCTTCACCGCGGTGATCCGCGACGCCGGGCTGAATCCGCAGATCGTCGACGTCGACTACTTCGCCCTCGAGAACATGTTCGAGCTCAACTACTCGATCGACGAGGGCCAGGTCGTCGGGCTCGTGAACATCGGGGCGCGCTACTGCTCGATCAACATCCTGCGCGGCGGCCGGTCGTCCTTCACGGGCGACATCCCGGTCGGCGGCGCCGAGTTCACCGACGTGCTCATGCGCAACCTCGGCGTGTCGGTGGCCGAAGCCGAGCTGCTGAAGACCGGCGGCGCCGTGCGCGACTTCCAGCCCGACCAGGTGGAGGCGGCGCTCGCTCCGGGCGTGCAGTTCCTGGTCGAGGAGATCCACCGGGCGCTCAGCTTCTACTGGCGCTCCGACGCGGAGGACCCGCTGGCGGCCGTCTACCTCTCGGGCGGCACGGCGCGTACCGAGGGCCTGACGCGCGTGCTCGGCGAGCGTCTCGAGACGCCGGTCGAGCTCGTGAAGCCGCTCGAGCGGGTCACGCTCGCGGGCGGCGTCGACGCCGATTTCGTCCGGGACAACGCTTCGTCGTTGGCCGTTACCGTCGGGCTCGCGTCCCGGCGTCCGGGAGACAAGTCGTGATTCGCGTCAACCTGTTGCCGGTCCGCGAGGTCGAGCGGGAGGCCGGTCGTCGGCAGGAGACCCGGCTCGTCTACCTGAGCGCGGTCCTCGTGCTGGTCGTGCTCGCGGGCATCGAGGTCGCGACCCGCATGCGCCTGGCGCCCCTCAAGAAGGAGTACGCGAGGCTCCAGGCGGACATCGTCGCTCTCGACAAGAAGTCGGCGGAGCTCGCCAAGCTCGAGACCGAGCGCAATGACCTCGAGGAGAAGCTCAAGACCATCGCGACCCTCGAGGCCAAGAAGATCGGGCCGGTGAACGTGCTCGCGGATCTCAGCGACGCGGCGCCCGAGCAGGTGTGGCTCCTCGAGTTCAAGGAGAGCGGCGGGCTCGCGACGATCAGCGGGCTCGGGCTCGACGACCAGACCATCGCCAACTTCATGCGCAACCTCGCCGGATCGCCCTATTTCGACAACGTCGATCTCGTCGAGACGGCGCAATCCGAGCTCGACGGCGTGCAGCTGAAGCGCTTCGTCGTGAACGCGCGCCTCTCCTACTCCGGCAAGGCGCTCGGCGCGGCGCCGCGCAACCTCAAGTTTCCGGAGCCGACGAACAAGGGCGGGACCAAGCGCAAGCCGGGTCAGCGCAAGGGGAGCCGCGCATGAACGACCTTCTCGACCGTTTCTTCGAGCTCGAAAACCGCCAGCGTGTCATGGCGGTGGCCGGCGTCCTCGCGGTCGTCTTCGGGACCTACTGGTACTTCGTCTATGCGGGGCGTCGCGCCGAGACGGTCTCGGTGACCGCCAAGATCAACGATCTGCGCCAGCAGCGCGACGCGAAGGAGAAGCTCGTCGCCAACATGGGCGAGCTCCAGGAGACCGTGCGGGAGCTCGGCGCGCAGCTGAAGCAGGCCGAGGCGCAGCTTCCGGACTCGAAGGAGATCCCCGACCTCCTGAGCAGCGTCTCGTCGGCGGGACGCGACGCGGGGCTCGAGGTCATCTCGTTCC is drawn from Deltaproteobacteria bacterium and contains these coding sequences:
- a CDS encoding PilN domain-containing protein, with protein sequence MIRVNLLPVREVEREAGRRQETRLVYLSAVLVLVVLAGIEVATRMRLAPLKKEYARLQADIVALDKKSAELAKLETERNDLEEKLKTIATLEAKKIGPVNVLADLSDAAPEQVWLLEFKESGGLATISGLGLDDQTIANFMRNLAGSPYFDNVDLVETAQSELDGVQLKRFVVNARLSYSGKALGAAPRNLKFPEPTNKGGTKRKPGQRKGSRA
- a CDS encoding type 4a pilus biogenesis protein PilO, which translates into the protein MNDLLDRFFELENRQRVMAVAGVLAVVFGTYWYFVYAGRRAETVSVTAKINDLRQQRDAKEKLVANMGELQETVRELGAQLKQAEAQLPDSKEIPDLLSSVSSAGRDAGLEVISFRQRQEELKDFYAEVPVDVTVRGNYHEVAAFFDRVGKLDRIVNVGDILMQTPRREGDEMIVDTACSATTFRFLDERERAEIAKEKAAKAKESKKKK
- the pilM gene encoding type IV pilus assembly protein PilM codes for the protein AVPGPAVMIKKLHLRAEDEANLENHVMLEAGNAIPESLDNVTIDYQIANYAENGEIEVVLVAVKKDILNSFTAVIRDAGLNPQIVDVDYFALENMFELNYSIDEGQVVGLVNIGARYCSINILRGGRSSFTGDIPVGGAEFTDVLMRNLGVSVAEAELLKTGGAVRDFQPDQVEAALAPGVQFLVEEIHRALSFYWRSDAEDPLAAVYLSGGTARTEGLTRVLGERLETPVELVKPLERVTLAGGVDADFVRDNASSLAVTVGLASRRPGDKS